A window from Anser cygnoides isolate HZ-2024a breed goose chromosome 1, Taihu_goose_T2T_genome, whole genome shotgun sequence encodes these proteins:
- the COL8A1 gene encoding collagen alpha-1(VIII) chain, which translates to MAVLLVPVQLLAVAVAIYLQLVRSTQGGVYYGIKQLPPQVPQYQALGQQVPHMPLGKEGIPMQHMGKEVPHMQYGKEYPHLPQYMKEVPQVPLLGKDMAPKKEKEMPVRSLRGEQGPPGEPGPRGPPGPPGLPGHGVPGAKGKPGPQGYPGIGKPGLPGMPGKPGVMGPPGPRGEMGPKGEVGPMGIPGPQGPPGPHGLPGIGKAGAPGLQGQPGPKGEPGMKGPPGAPGIPGPKGEKGVGIPGLPGLKGPPGLPGPPGPVGLPGVGKPGMVGFPGPQGPLGKPGPPGELGPQGPPGVPGMQGPPGVPGVGKPGQDGIPGQPGFPGGKGEQGLPGLPGPPGLPGVGKPGFPGPKGERGVGGLPGPLGPKGEKGHAGPPGMGGPPGEPGQPGLPGIMGPPGAVGFPGPKGEGGAVGPPGPVGPKGEPGLQGFPGKPGFPGEVGAPGLRGLPGPTGPKGEAGQKGLPGLPGVPGLVGPKGEPGLPGAQGLQGPSGIPGIAGPSGPIGPPGLPGAKGEPGLPGPPGFPGVGKPGAAGLQGPPGKPGALGPPGQPGLQGPPGPPGPPGPPVIIPPTPPAVGQYLPEVGPGIDGVKPPYGYAGKKGKAAGAVYEMPAFTAELLTPFPRVGVPVKFDKLLYNGRQNYNPATGIFTCEIPGIYYFAYHVHCKGASVWVALFKNNEPLMYTYDEYKKGFLDQASGSAVVQLMHGDKVYVQMPSEQAAGLYAGQYVHSSFSGYLLYPM; encoded by the exons ATGGCCGTGCTGCTGGTCCCCGTGCAGCTGCTGGCGGTGGCTGTCGCCATTTACCTGCAGCTGGTGAGGTCCACTCAGGGTGGCGTCTACTATGGCATCAAGCAGCTGCCACCCCAGGTGCCCCAGTACCAAGCCCTCGGACAACAAGTACCTCACATGCCGCTGGGCAAAGAAGGCATCCCGATGCAGCACATGGGCAAGGAGGTGCCACACATGCAGTACGGGAAGGAGTATCCCCACCTGCCTCAGTACATGAAGGAGGTCCCACAGGTACCTCTGCTTGGCAAGGACATGGctcccaagaaagaaaaag AAATGCCCGTGCGCAGCTTGAGGGGTGAGCAAGGTCCCCCTGGTGAGCCTGGACCAAGAGGGCCACCAGGGCCACCAGGATTACCTGGTCACGGCGTGCCAGGAGCCAAAGGAAAACCAGGTCCACAAGGATATCCAGGAATTGGGAAGCCGGGTTTGCCAGGGATGCCTGGGAAACCGGGGGTGATGGGGCCACCAGGGCCAAGAGGGGAGATGGGACCGAAGGGGGAGGTTGGGCCCATGGGGATACCGGGGCCACAGGGACCACCGGGACCTCATGGACTTCCAGGAATAGGGAAGGCAGGTgctccagggctgcagggacagccaGGACCTAAGGGTGAACCTGGGATGAAGGGTCCCCCAGGGGCCCCTGGGATCCCTGGTCCAAAAGGGGAGAAGGGTGTTGGGATCCCGGGTTTGCCAGGACTGAAGGGCCCGCCCGGGCTGCCCGGCCCCCCTGGCCCTGTGGGTCTGCCAGGGGTCGGCAAGCCGGGGATGGTGGGGTTCCCCGGACCACAGGGTCCCCTGGGCAAGCCCGGCCCACCAGGTGAGCtggggccacagggacccccGGGGGTCCCTGGAATGCAAGGCCCTCCCGGCGTGCCTGGTGTCGGCAAACCCGGCCAAGACGGCATCCCTGGCCAGCCGGGCTTCCCGGGCGGCAAAGGGGAGCAAGGCTTGCCAGGCCTGCCAGGGCCCCCTGGCCTCCCCGGGGTTGGGAAGCCGGGCTTCCCTGGGCCCAAAGGTGAGCGTGGGGTGGGCGGCCTGCCTGGCCCCCTGGGGCCCAAGGGCGAAAAAGGGCACGCAGGGCCACCCGGAATGGGGGGGCCTCCGGGAGAGCCAGGCCAACCAGGCCTGCCAGGCATCATGGGCCCCCCCGGTGCTGTGGGCTTCCCAGGACCCAAAGGAGAAGGTGGTGCCGTGGGGCCACCGGGACCAGTGGGCCCCAAGGGTGAACCCGGCTTGCAGGGGTTCCCCGGGAAGCCAGGTTTCCCCGGGGAAGTGGGAGCCCctgggctgcgggggctgccgggcccCACAGGGCCCAAGGGGGAAGCCGGGCAGAAGGGCTTGCCGGGGCTGCCGGGCGTCCCGGGGCTCGTGGGGCCAAAGGGCGAGCCAGGGCTGCCCGGCGCCCAGGGGCTTCAGGGCCCCTCAGGGATCCCAGGCATCGCAGGGCCCAGTGGCCCCATCggccccccagggctgcctgggGCCAAGGGGGAACCTGGCCTGCCTGGCCCCCCTGGCTTCCCTGGTGTGGGCAAacctggggctgcggggctgcagggcccccCGGGAAAGCCTGGGGCACTTGGACCCCCTGGCCAGCCCGGCCTCCAGGggccccccggccctcccgggCCACCTGGTCCCCCAGTGATCATCCCCCCAACTCCACCGGCTGTGGGACAGTACCTGCCCGAGGTGGGGCCGGGGATAGATGGCGTCAAGCCCCCTTACGGCTACGCGGGCAAGAAGGGCAAGGCTGCCGGTGCTGTCTACGAGATGCCCGCATTCACGGCGGAGCTCCTCACCCCCTTCCCCCGGGTTGGCGTGCCCGTGAAGTTCGACAAACTCCTCTACAATGGCCGGCAGAACTACAACCCCGCGACAGGGATCTTCACCTGCGAGATCCCCGGGATCTACTACTTCGCCTACCATGTTCACTGTAAAGGGGCCAGCGTCTGGGTGGCTTTGTTCAAGAACAACGAGCCGCTGATGTACACCTACGATGAGTACAAGAAGGGCTTCCTGGACCAAGCCTCCGGGAGTGCTGTCGTTCAGCTGATGCACGGAGACAAGGTTTACGTTCAAATGCCATCCGAACAGGCAGCAGGACTCTATGCTGGGCAATACGTTCATTCATCTTTTTCAGGATATTTATTGTATcccatgtaa